The Methanomethylovorans hollandica DSM 15978 genome includes a region encoding these proteins:
- a CDS encoding PstS family phosphate ABC transporter substrate-binding protein, which produces MFKRTRLYKTLILITVFLVIGFTFAGIGCVDNNKEAGTTEDTSSASEDTTDEKGIMIKGSDTVLPLSQAEAEEFMLKNADKSITVIGGGSGVGIAALIDGEIEIAMASRSMKDSEIEQAKQKGINPLETTIGWDGIAVVVHPENPVNQLTFAQLKAVYDGNISNWKDVGGEDRKITVISRDSSSGTYEYFKEEVLGESEYRQDALVQPATGAIVQETAQNKGAIGYIGYAYVDNSVKALALDGGDGIFVPATQEKILRGEYPLARKLFYYTNGEPQGLTKEFMDYVMSAEGQSIVSEVGYFPAI; this is translated from the coding sequence ATGTTCAAACGAACAAGACTTTACAAAACACTTATCCTTATAACTGTGTTCCTTGTTATAGGGTTCACATTTGCAGGGATTGGCTGTGTAGATAACAATAAAGAAGCTGGCACCACAGAAGACACATCAAGTGCTTCTGAAGATACGACTGATGAAAAAGGCATCATGATAAAAGGATCTGACACTGTGCTTCCACTGTCTCAGGCAGAAGCTGAAGAGTTTATGCTCAAGAATGCTGACAAAAGTATAACAGTAATTGGCGGGGGTTCAGGAGTGGGAATAGCTGCTCTTATAGATGGTGAAATAGAAATAGCCATGGCTTCCAGGTCAATGAAAGACTCAGAAATAGAGCAAGCAAAACAAAAAGGTATCAATCCACTAGAAACCACAATTGGATGGGATGGAATTGCAGTTGTTGTACATCCAGAGAACCCTGTAAACCAATTGACTTTCGCACAGCTAAAAGCCGTCTACGATGGAAATATAAGTAACTGGAAAGACGTTGGCGGTGAGGACAGAAAAATTACTGTGATCAGCCGTGATAGTAGCTCAGGCACATATGAATACTTCAAGGAAGAGGTTCTTGGAGAAAGCGAATACCGCCAGGATGCTCTTGTTCAACCTGCAACCGGAGCCATCGTCCAGGAAACAGCCCAGAACAAAGGAGCTATCGGATATATAGGGTATGCATATGTAGATAACAGTGTGAAGGCTCTTGCACTTGATGGAGGAGATGGGATATTCGTGCCCGCAACCCAAGAAAAGATCCTCAGGGGAGAATACCCATTGGCAAGGAAGCTATTTTACTACACTAACGGCGAACCCCAGGGACTTACAAAAGAATTTATGGATTATGTGATGAGTGCCGAGGGGCAGTCAATAGTTTCTGAGGTAGGGTACTTCCCTGCAATCTAA